TCGCGCGACTCTCGGCACCGTCTCACCATGCGTGCCGTAGCGTTAGCAGTGTACGAGGCATGAGGAGAACGCCGTGAATAACGACGATATGCAGCCAGGCGGACCGGACGACTCGTCGGGCCCGAACTTCGAAGAACTGCAGCGCCTGCTGCAGAACATGTTGAGCGGCCAGCAAGACGGCGAACTCGACCCGAGTGTGCTCGCGAAGGCAGCGGGAATCTCAGCAGATCCCGCGGTGCTCGGCGCCCTGTTTTCGACGCTGCGTGGCGCGATGTCGAACCCGAGCGACAAGATCGACTGGTCGGTCGCGCGCCGAACCGCGCTCGATGCCGCGGGTGGAGATGCGGGCGCTGACAGCGGCCCAGCGAATCGCGCGTTCCCGCTCGCATCGCTATGGCTCGATGAGGCGACTGAACTTGGGCCGGTATCCGATTCCCCCCGAACAGTGAACCGCATCGAGTGGGTCCAGCGGTCGATCGATACCTGGATCAGCCTCGCCGAGCCAGTCGCCGAGTCGGTCTCGCAGGCACTCATGAACTCAATGAGCACGCAGATGCCTGAGGAAATGGCGGCTGCGCTCCAGCAGGCCACTCCCATGCTTCGCAGCGTTGGCGGCGCGCTCTTCGCTGTGCAGCTTGGCTCGATCGTTGGTCAACTCTCTGGCGAGGTCGTGTCGGCGGGCGATATTGGAATCCCGTTGTTTGAGGGGGCAGGTTTCGAGGGCGGCGCGCTCCTGCCGAGCGGCATCGCGAAGTTTGCTGAGGGCCTCGATCAGGATCTTGAGGCTGTCACGCTGTACCTCGCCGTGCGCGAACTCGCGCACGCTCGCCTGTTCCGCCACACAAAGTGGCTCCGGCTCCATCTCCTCACCGCAATCACTGATTACGCTCGCGGCATCCACATCGACACGGATCGCATCGAGGAGTTTTCTCGGGAGCTCGACCCATCGCAGCCCGAGCAGATCCAGGAGATCCTCGCGAGTGGGGCGCTCTTTCCGCCGAAAACTCCCGCTCAGGAGGCGGCGCACGAACGGCTCGAGACAATGCTTGCCCTCATCGAGGGCTGGGTAGACATCGTGACCGAGGACGCGACAAGCAGGCTCCCCGGAGCTGGCGCCATCGCCGAAATGGTGCGCCGCCGTCGCGCGACAGGCGGCCCAGGCGAGCGCGCGTTCGCCGCGCTCGCTGGGCTCGAGCTTCGCCCCCGTCGGCTGCGTGAGGCTGCCGCGATGTGGCGTGCTGTCGTTGATCGCGGGGGCATTGCCACCCGAGACGGTCTCTGGTCGCACCCCGACATCATGCCGACCGCAGAAGAGATCGACGCGCCTGATCTACTTCTCACCAGGATCGGGCTGATCGGCGACGGCGCTCCCAAGAGCGACCCGTTCGACGATGAGCTGCGCAAGCTCCTGAGCGGGGAGCGCTCGGGGGACGCTGATACGGGGACGGGGTACGAGAGCGGCGACTCCCCGGCGAACTAGCCGAGCGGGCCGGCCAGGCGCGACCGGGCCTTGCGAACCTAACGTTGCCCACAGGGGTCCATTTCCCGCACGGAGTGCTCGGGCCTGTGGATGCCGGCCAGAAGGGCGCCTGCGGAGCGCAGACTACTTGACATGACCCCGCAGATATCTCTCACCCAGATCGACCCTGACCTCCCCGTGGTCTGGGAAGACCCAACAACAATTCGGGTCGGATTCGACCGAGCACTTGCCAGGCTCCCCGCAGAGGAGCCAGGCGCCCAGGCTGTGGTCGCCCGTCTCATCCGCGGGGCGAGCGACACCGAGCTCGCGCGCAGCGATTCCCAGGTCGTTGAGCACGCGCTCAGTTCGCTCACCCACGTGCTCGTTCACCGGACGGCACCAGCGGGGACAGTTGCCGCTGAGGAGACAGGTGATTCCTCGGCGGCAGCTTCGGCGGCGTCTTCTGCGTCACTGCAGCCAGCACCGCGGAACCCGGCACCGGCGACGATACGTCGAGCAGCAGCCAAGCGTCGGTGGGGAGATCGGCATGTTCAGGCGCCCCAATTCGGCGGCGCGTCTGCAGTGATGCCCGAGTCCGCGCGACGCCCGCCCACTGCCCGCCTGTTCGACGACGGCATCGACGTCCCATGGCTGCGGGAAACCCTTGGGTCAAGCTCCGAGTGTGTGCTGCGCCGCGAAGCAAAACCTCCCGACCTCGCTGTCCAGGTTCTCAGGTTTCTCGAACCCCTCGGCCGAACAGCCCGCTGGTTGAGAGCTGGGGTGCCGCAACTCATCATCAGGTTTAGTGACGGCGCGGCTCGCGTTGGCCCGCTCGTGACGCCAGACGGCGCGCCATGTCACGGGTGTGAGATGCTCCATCTCACCGACGCCGACCCGGCGCTGCCAGCTGTCGCCTCCCAGTTATACGGCGTGCGCCCGAGCAGCGAGACTGGCGAAGTGTCGCAGGTTGCCGCTACAGCTGCGGTGCACTTCGTGCGTGCGTGGCGGCGCGGTGAGCCATGGGTACATGACCGGCAGCTTGAATTGCCAGTCGCGCACGGCAAACTTCAGGCGTTCCCCAGGCTCCGACAACTGCGCACCCACCCTGAGTGCGGGTGCGCTCTCAGCGACCCACCCCAGCCTCGTGCACAAACCTCGACGGCTGGCGCGCGACACGAGCCGCGCTCGCGAACCCCGACAGCAACAGCACGTCGCGAGCGCGCGTGAACGCCACGTACGCGAGTCGTCGTTCCTCCTCAATAGCCTGCTCGGTCTGGGCATGGGAGATGGGAAAGATTCCTTCGCTCAGGCCGACGACATGCACGAGCGGCCATTCGAGACCCTTTGCAGCGTGGACCGCGCTCAGCGTCACGGCCTCCATCTTTGGTTCGTGCTGAGAACGCTGGCGGGCCAGGAGTTCCTCACTGAACCGAATGATTGTTGTGCCTGCGGGCATGTCGTCGGCCAGGGACAAGATCGAGTTCAACGCTTCCCAACGTTCACGCTCCGCGGACCCCTCGGGAGGCTTCGCGGTCCACCCCACCTCGCGCAGCATGTCGCTGACGATCTGAAACAGCGGACGATCGTCACCAGCCTTCGCTTGGCCTCGGATCAGCAGGATTGCGCGCCGCACGTCAGCCCTGTCGTAAAACCGTTGCGCGCCGTGCACGCGAACCGGGATGCCCTCGCTCGCAAGTGCTTCTTCGATCCGCGCTGACTGCGCGTTTGTTCGATACAGCACGGCAATGTCGGAGGCCGGCGTGCCAGCTTGCCTCGCCTGCGCGATCGCCTGGGCGACCGCTCGCGCTTCGTCCTGCTCCGTCTGGAACCACGAGAACTGTGGAGCCGTATCGGCGGCGGGACGCATCGGGCTGAGCTGGAGCGCGCCAGGTTTGTCACGCATGAGCCTGTTCGCGCCGCCAACGATGGGCGGCGTTGAACGGTAGTTGCGCTCAAGCTTAAACTCCCGCGCGTTCGGATACTCGGTGCCGAAGCGAAGCAGGAACGAGCTCGAAGCGCCGGCGAACGAGTAGATCGTCTGACTTGCATCCCCGACGACGCACAGGTCATCGCGAGCGCCAAGCCACAGGCGAAGCAGGTGGTGCTGCAGCGGCGAGACGTCTTGAAACTCGTCCACCGTAAAGAACCTGTATTGTTCGCGCACCTGCAGTGCGGCGCGCGGCTCGACCTCGAGCATGCCAGACAGCAGCACAAGAACGTCCTCGAAGTCGATTTGCCGACGCTCTTCGAGGAGCTTGGTGTAGCCCTCGTGGATGTCCAGAAGTTTGTCGCTCTCGACACCGGCGAGGACCGGCCGCTGCGGGAGCTGTTGTGCGTATGCCTCCATGCTCAACATCGACACTTTTCGCCACTCAATCTCGGCGGCGATGTCGCGAAGGGTCTCACCACCAAGCCGAAGCCCCATCGACTCAACGGTCTGCGAGATCGCCGCAACTTTACCTGGGAGCACCTGAGGTGCGTCGCCTCCAACGAACTGCGGCCAGAAGTGGCTGAGCTGAGCGAGCGCGGCAC
Above is a window of Leucobacter aridicollis DNA encoding:
- a CDS encoding zinc-dependent metalloprotease, whose amino-acid sequence is MNNDDMQPGGPDDSSGPNFEELQRLLQNMLSGQQDGELDPSVLAKAAGISADPAVLGALFSTLRGAMSNPSDKIDWSVARRTALDAAGGDAGADSGPANRAFPLASLWLDEATELGPVSDSPRTVNRIEWVQRSIDTWISLAEPVAESVSQALMNSMSTQMPEEMAAALQQATPMLRSVGGALFAVQLGSIVGQLSGEVVSAGDIGIPLFEGAGFEGGALLPSGIAKFAEGLDQDLEAVTLYLAVRELAHARLFRHTKWLRLHLLTAITDYARGIHIDTDRIEEFSRELDPSQPEQIQEILASGALFPPKTPAQEAAHERLETMLALIEGWVDIVTEDATSRLPGAGAIAEMVRRRRATGGPGERAFAALAGLELRPRRLREAAAMWRAVVDRGGIATRDGLWSHPDIMPTAEEIDAPDLLLTRIGLIGDGAPKSDPFDDELRKLLSGERSGDADTGTGYESGDSPAN
- a CDS encoding ATP-dependent helicase, with protein sequence MTSEAARILEALDPDQRQIAEALRGPVAVLAGAGTGKTRAITHRIAYGVRTGVYDPQRVLAVTFTRKAAGELQGRLRELGADGVRARTFHGAALAQLSHFWPQFVGGDAPQVLPGKVAAISQTVESMGLRLGGETLRDIAAEIEWRKVSMLSMEAYAQQLPQRPVLAGVESDKLLDIHEGYTKLLEERRQIDFEDVLVLLSGMLEVEPRAALQVREQYRFFTVDEFQDVSPLQHHLLRLWLGARDDLCVVGDASQTIYSFAGASSSFLLRFGTEYPNAREFKLERNYRSTPPIVGGANRLMRDKPGALQLSPMRPAADTAPQFSWFQTEQDEARAVAQAIAQARQAGTPASDIAVLYRTNAQSARIEEALASEGIPVRVHGAQRFYDRADVRRAILLIRGQAKAGDDRPLFQIVSDMLREVGWTAKPPEGSAERERWEALNSILSLADDMPAGTTIIRFSEELLARQRSQHEPKMEAVTLSAVHAAKGLEWPLVHVVGLSEGIFPISHAQTEQAIEEERRLAYVAFTRARDVLLLSGFASAARVARQPSRFVHEAGVGR